From Actinomycetes bacterium, a single genomic window includes:
- a CDS encoding chemotaxis protein CheW — protein MSGFVTFVVEGRTLAGRLDEVREVVRATGIEPLAGARAPVTGLLVLRGQPVPVVDLRSGSVDDDTTGDVLVLEVADGVLGLAVDEVVAVLGEEELVPAEGQRGVGLPAYVLEVRRESAGAPVFLVSLTALAGLVSA, from the coding sequence GTGAGCGGGTTCGTGACCTTCGTGGTGGAGGGCCGCACGCTGGCCGGCCGGCTGGACGAGGTGCGCGAGGTCGTCCGTGCCACCGGCATCGAGCCACTGGCCGGTGCCCGCGCGCCGGTCACCGGGCTGCTGGTGCTGCGCGGCCAGCCGGTGCCGGTGGTCGACCTGCGGTCCGGCTCGGTCGACGACGACACGACCGGCGACGTGCTGGTGCTGGAGGTCGCCGACGGCGTCCTCGGGCTGGCCGTGGACGAGGTGGTCGCCGTGCTCGGCGAGGAGGAGCTCGTCCCGGCCGAGGGCCAGCGCGGTGTGGGTCTGCCGGCGTACGTCCTCGAGGTCCGTCGTGAAAGCGCCGGGGCGCCGGTGTTCCTCGTGTCGCTCACCGCCCTGGCCGGCCTGGTCAGCGCCTGA
- a CDS encoding DUF222 domain-containing protein translates to MLRPRGSGHPLGSPSRRRPDPWTDWPPDVALAPEPELTLDSQADPWPDLPVHDEPSDLWDVVAPFPDDLDRAEGGGARGAWVTPGMVECAADGLLDPRSAFDVLSDVDLASLDGPSRVDVVRGLERLMSVLSGWQQWAIAGVADASADLGLDREEARHEIGAALHLAPVTAGQRTAVAVALRERHPDTLAALCEGRVSWRQAANLVDGLADVPDATADAVESQLLTRMPGQTASETRRAVRDAVVRIDPRAAADKLTAATRDRRIDRIDQADGTRAWWSPFAPDLEHDLWSALTRRAQALRSALRSADPAADLPSLDALRVDALGHAILGRTVPGAATPGRTTPGMTTPGMTTPGITTPGTPMPGVTPAALSGITTPADPTAVPVSVTPGPLQSDDGTTQRQPQPQQQRVPRCMCGGAQTAAVVVDLPTLLNLADNPGHLAGYGTIPAGLARAMAADRDWVRWTTEPGTRHLIDRGAETYRPSDPLRAFIIARDRVCGFPGCHRPARECDCDHVVAYRTPDGRTVEVNLGPLCRQHHNAKTHGRWQLRYDPVARTKTWRSPLGKTYVTGTDPPLA, encoded by the coding sequence GTGCTCCGGCCTCGCGGGTCGGGTCATCCCCTCGGGTCGCCGAGTCGTCGCCGGCCGGACCCGTGGACTGACTGGCCGCCGGACGTCGCGCTGGCGCCCGAGCCGGAGCTGACCCTCGACTCCCAGGCCGACCCCTGGCCGGACCTCCCGGTCCACGACGAGCCGTCGGACCTGTGGGACGTGGTCGCTCCGTTCCCTGACGACCTCGATCGAGCCGAAGGTGGCGGCGCGCGCGGAGCCTGGGTGACCCCGGGGATGGTCGAGTGTGCCGCGGACGGGCTGCTGGACCCGCGTTCGGCGTTCGACGTGCTGTCCGACGTGGACCTGGCGTCGTTGGACGGGCCGTCGCGGGTGGACGTCGTGCGCGGGCTGGAGCGGCTGATGTCGGTGCTGTCGGGCTGGCAGCAGTGGGCGATCGCCGGCGTGGCCGACGCCAGCGCCGACCTCGGGCTCGACCGGGAGGAAGCCCGGCACGAGATCGGCGCTGCGCTGCACCTGGCGCCGGTGACCGCAGGACAGCGAACCGCAGTGGCCGTCGCACTGCGAGAGCGTCACCCCGACACCCTGGCGGCATTGTGCGAGGGCAGGGTGTCCTGGCGGCAGGCGGCCAACCTCGTCGACGGCCTGGCCGACGTCCCTGACGCAACGGCAGACGCGGTCGAGAGTCAGCTGCTGACCCGCATGCCCGGGCAGACGGCGTCCGAGACGCGGCGTGCCGTCCGCGACGCTGTGGTCCGCATCGATCCGCGAGCGGCCGCCGACAAGCTGACGGCGGCCACGCGCGACCGGCGCATCGACCGGATCGACCAGGCCGACGGCACCCGCGCGTGGTGGTCGCCGTTCGCACCCGACCTGGAGCACGACCTGTGGAGCGCACTCACCCGCCGCGCCCAGGCCCTGCGATCCGCGCTCCGCTCCGCCGACCCGGCCGCCGACCTCCCGAGCCTCGACGCGCTGCGGGTCGATGCCCTCGGCCACGCCATCCTTGGCCGGACAGTTCCCGGTGCCGCCACGCCGGGCAGGACGACGCCGGGCATGACGACGCCGGGCATGACGACGCCGGGCATCACGACGCCGGGCACGCCGATGCCGGGTGTGACGCCGGCAGCCCTCTCAGGCATCACGACGCCGGCCGATCCCACAGCCGTGCCCGTGTCGGTCACTCCAGGGCCGCTCCAGTCCGATGACGGCACGACGCAGCGCCAGCCGCAGCCGCAGCAGCAGCGTGTGCCGCGCTGCATGTGCGGTGGAGCGCAGACCGCAGCCGTGGTGGTCGACCTCCCGACCCTGCTGAACCTGGCCGACAATCCCGGGCACCTTGCCGGGTACGGCACCATCCCGGCCGGTCTCGCGCGCGCCATGGCAGCCGATCGGGACTGGGTGCGCTGGACCACCGAGCCCGGCACCCGGCACCTGATCGACCGCGGTGCGGAGACGTACCGCCCCAGCGACCCGCTGCGCGCCTTCATCATCGCCCGCGATCGGGTGTGCGGCTTCCCTGGCTGCCACCGGCCCGCCAGGGAGTGCGACTGCGACCATGTCGTCGCCTACCGGACGCCCGACGGACGCACCGTCGAGGTCAATCTCGGCCCGCTCTGCCGACAGCACCACAACGCCAAGACACACGGTCGGTGGCAGCTGCGCTACGACCCGGTCGCGCGGACCAAGACCTGGCGCAGTCCGCTC